A window of Lycium barbarum isolate Lr01 unplaced genomic scaffold, ASM1917538v2 unchr_scaffold_63, whole genome shotgun sequence contains these coding sequences:
- the LOC132625750 gene encoding reticulon-like protein B14 produces the protein MPIYSSDSDDPRPSSSAPTRRFLAHNRPMHAILGGGKVADLLLWRDKSLTAAILIGFTVIWSLFEVMEYNFVTLLCHIYMCMMLILFIWSMGTGLVDWNHPDFRAMMISRSTFRGLCLKFNSMLVKFYEISSGKDFKTFFLAIAFLWILSIIGNYFSSLNLLYVGFVCLATLPALYERYQNEFDYLVSQGNQDMKKLYDKFDTEVLNKIPRGPVKQKKKI, from the exons ATGCCAATTTATTCTTCTGATTCAGATGATCCACGCCCTTCATCTTCAGCACCCACGAGAAGATTTTTGGCTCATAATAGGCCCATGCATGCAATTCTTGGTGGAGGAAAAG TTGCTGACTTATTATTATGGAGAGACAAGTCATTAACAGCTGCAATTTTAATTGGATTCACAGTAATTTGGTCACTTTTTGAAGTTATGGAGTACAATTTTGTGACTCTTTTGTGTCACATCTACATGTGCATGATGTTAATTCTCTTCATTTGGTCTATGGGAACTGGACTTGTCGATTG GAATCATCCTGATTTTCGAGCAATGATGATATCACGTTCAACATTCAGAGGGTTATGTCTGAAATTCAACTCTATGTTAGTGAAATTCTATGAGATTTCATCCGGAAAAGATTTCAAAACTTTTTTCCTG GCAATCGCTTTTCTCTGGATATTGTCAATCATTGGGAATTACTTTAGCTCTCTGAATTTGTTGTACGTAG GGTTTGTTTGCCTGGCAACATTACCAGCTTTATATGAAAGGTATCAAAATGAGTTCGATTATTTAGTAAGCCAAGGTAACCAAGATATGAAGAAACTCTACGATAAATTTGATACTGAAGTTCTCAACAAGATTCCAAGAGGACCCGTCAAGCAAAAGAAAAAGATTTGA
- the LOC132625751 gene encoding uncharacterized protein LOC132625751: protein MYLIEVPDEHEQQFDEDEELKQLLSGVICFKLYPFSSDTSGAGRKIILSGSFNPLHDGHLKLLEIATSICGSGYPCFELSAVNADKSPLEIAHIKDRVKQFEKVGKTVIVSNQPYFYKKAELFPGSAFVIGADTVARLVHPKYYGDDYGKMLEILLGCKNTGCTFLVGGRNVNGTFKVLEDFDIPAELKDMFVPIPVEKFRMDISSTEIRKSQGSL, encoded by the exons atgtatttgatt GAAGTTCCAGATGAACATGAACAACAGTTTGATGAAGATGAAGAGCTAAAACAACTTCTCAGTGGGGTTATATGCTTCAAACTGTATCCTTTCTCAAGTG ACACGTCAGGTGCAGGAAGGAAAATAATCCTGTCTGGTTCCTTTAATCCTTTGCATGATGGTCACCTTAAGCTCTTGGAAATTGCAACTAG CATTTGTGGCAGTGGTTATCCATGCTTTGAGTTGTCAGCTGTCAATGCAGACAAATCTCCATTGGAAATAGCTCATATCAAAGATCGTGTAAAGCAATTTGAAAAAGTTG GAAAGACGGTCATAGTGTCTAATCAGCCATACTTTTACAAGAAAGCAGAACTTTTTCCAGGCAGTGCTTTTGTCATTGGTGCAGACACAGTTGCAAGACTTGTACAT CCAAAGTACTATGGTGATGACTATGGAAAGATGTTGGAGATACTTCTGGGATGTAAAAACACAGGTTGTACTTTCCTAGTTGGTGGTCGAAATGTTAATGGAACTTTCAAG GTTCTTGAGGATTTTGACATTCCAGCAGAGCTAAAAGACATGTTTGTGCCTATACCAGTTGAGAAATTCCGTATGGATATATCATCCACCGAAATTCGGAAGAGTCAAGGGTCCTTGTAA
- the LOC132625748 gene encoding reticulon-like protein B14, producing MPIYSSDSDDPRPSSSAPTRRFLAHNRPMHAILGGGKVADLLLWRDKSLTAAILMGFTVIWSLFEVMEYNFVTLLCHISMCMMLILFIWSMGAGLVDWNPPDFRTMMISDSTFRWLCRKFNSMLVKFYEISSGKDFKTFFLAIAFLWILSIIGNYFSSLNLLYVGFVCLATLPALYERYQNEFDYLVSQGNQDMKKLYDKFDTEVLNKIPRGPVKQKKKI from the exons ATGCCAATTTATTCTTCTGATTCAGATGATCCACGCCCTTCATCTTCAGCACCCACGAGAAGATTTTTGGCTCATAATAGGCCCATGCATGCAATTCTTGGTGGAGGAAAAG TTGCTGACTTATTATTATGGAGAGACAAGTCATTAACAGCTGCAATTTTAATGGGATTCACAGTAATTTGGTCACTTTTTGAAGTTATGGAGTACAATTTTGTGACTCTTTTGTGTCACATCTCCATGTGCATGATGTTAATTCTCTTCATTTGGTCTATGGGAGCTGGACTTGTCGATTG GAATCCTCCTGATTTTCGAACAATGATGATATCAGATTCAACATTCAGATGGTTATGTCGGAAATTCAACTCTATGTTAGTGAAATTCTATGAGATTTCATCCGGAAAAGATTTCAAAACTTTTTTCCTG GCAATCGCTTTTCTCTGGATATTGTCAATCATTGGGAATTATTTTAGCTCTCTGAATTTGTTGTACGTAG GGTTTGTTTGCTTGGCAACATTACCAGCTTTATATGAAAGGTATCAAAATGAGTTCGATTATTTAGTAAGCCAAGGTAACCAAGATATGAAGAAACTCTACGATAAATTTGATACTGAAGTTCTCAACAAGATTCCAAGAGGACCCGTCAAGCAAAAGAAAAAGATTTGA